TATCGGCGGCGGGGATGCCGTGCAGAATGCTAAAGCCGGTCAGTTTGCAGCACCCCATCATGGATTTAAGGATGCACATCGCTTTTTCGATACTTTCCGCCCTGAAAAAAACCCAGGTGATATTGATGAAGTTAAAGGTGAAAAAGGCGGCGACAACGGTGGGCAGCCTGATGCCGGTTTTCCACCAAACCCGAAGCAGTGCTGCGCCTATTCCATGAAGCGCGCCCCACACGATAAAGGTCCATCCCGCGCCATGCCAAATGCCGCCAATGAGAAAGGTAAGGATGACATTGATACCGGTTTTTACCTCGCCGCGCTTATTTCCCCCCAGGGGAATATAAATATAATCTCTTAAAAAACGGCTTAATGTCATGTGCCAGCGCCGCCAAAAATCCTGTATATTGACGGCTTGATAGGGAGAATTGAAATTTAGCGGCAGCTCGATATTAAAAAACCGGGCAGCGCCCAGGGCCATATCGGTATATCCGCTGAAATCAAGATAAATTTGAAAGGTGTAACTTAAGGACGTTGTCCACCCGTCTATGAGCGATAAGGAGTCCGAATTGGAAAAGCCCTGATCGGCCCAGTTGCCGAAAATATGGGCGACAGCAGCCGTTTTCACCAGGCCGGTGAAAAAAAGCGAAAGCCCGATCGAAGCGTTTTGGAAATCAAAACGGGCTGAATGCCAGCGCTGTAACTGGGGCGCAAACTCAAGGTATCGGACAATGGGCCCGGAAATAAGTTGAGGAAAAAATGTCACATACAGGGCATAATCCAGCCACCCGTCGCATCGAATCCCGCCACGATAACTATCCACCAGAAAGCTGATTTGCTGAAAGGTGTAAAAACTGATCGCGAGTGGAAGAACAATACCGGGTAAGGGGAATTGGTAACCGGTGAGTTGGTTGACATTCCATACGAAAAAATCGGCATATTTAAACCACCCGAGTAACCCGATATTAAAAACAAGGCCCAAAATAAGCACCCGCCGCGCCGCGCCGTGCCGGGTGTTGCCGGCTGCCGCAAGTTTTTGCAAATGGGTGCCGATCCAATAGTTGACGCCGATCGAGAGGATTAAAAGCGGTACGGCGCGGCTGCCCAGGGCGTAAAACGCAAGCGAGGCGATCAAAAGCCACGCCCTGCTGAAGAAAAGGGGGAGAAGACGGTTGCTGAGAAAAAAAAGACTGCATGCGATCGGAAAAAAGAGGGCGATGTAGGGAAAGGAGTTAAACAGCATGATGCGAATCCACGCCGCTAGCGAGCAGACGTTCCTGAACAGCGGTCCAAACGGATGTGGTCGATATTTCGGACATGCAATAGGCATCCCCCATTGGGCAGTCCGGGTTGGAATGGCCGCAAGGTCTGCAGGGGAAAGAAACCGAAAGGGTTTTGTCATGATCGCGGCGGGGATGCCAGTCCTCCCACCGGGTGGGGCCGAACAGGGCAATCACCGGTGTGTTGACGGCGGTCGCGATGTGGATCGGGGCGGAGTCGTTTCCGATTAGAAGCACGCTCTTTTGAATCAGAGCCGGTAATTGTGCCAAGGGAATTTGCCCGCTCAGGTCAAAGATGCGTCGAGTCGTTTTTGAGGCGATCTTTTCGCAGGTTTCCCGGTCGGAAGGGCCGCCAGAGAGCACCACCTGTACGCGATAGCGTTGGTATATCCTGTCAGCGAGTTGAGAAAAGCGGTCAATCGGCCAGCTTTTATACCATCGCCTTGCTCCCGGGTGAATCAGGACATAGGGAAGCGAGTTCTCCACGCCGGCGCTGGCAAGCCGATTGCGTACCCATTGGATGTCCTCGGGGAAAACCGGCAAATCGGGATTCGAATCGACCGGTGGCAAACCGAGGTGCTTGGCCATCATCAGGTGATGATCCACGGTATGGATTTTTCCAAATAGATAAGGAACCCGGTGGGTATAGGCGCGGCGTTGAAAGGCGGACGCCCCGTCAAAACCGATCCGGTAAGCGGCGCCGGTGAAGAAGGTGAAGAGCGCGGATCGGTCGTTTTGGGTCAGATCGATCACCATATCCAATTTGAGTTTTCTGATCTGCAGCACAAATTGGATGAAATAGGCGAGATCTTTTTTGGCGCGCTGATCATCAAAGGACAGCAACCGGTTGATATGCGGATGCCCTGTTATAACCGGGGCCGCCTCCTTGTTGAGCAATAAAAACGTCTCCGCCGCTGGCATGGCGGTTTTAAGCGCGCGCAGAAGTGGTGTTACCAGTACGGTGTCCCCGATATAGCGCATCTTGATGACCAGGATTTTCTTGATTTTTTCCCTGGGGAATTTGATCGATTGCATAAAATACCTAATGTTTCTTAAACCCCTTCGCAATTGCTTGTCATTAAAGTTGGACCTGCGTGAAATTCATCATCGATTCCCATTTTCGGCTGCCGGGTACGGATATTTGGGGGTGCCTGAGTCAGGTGCTATTTGTAACCGAAAACCCACCGCCAATGCCAGAAATGTTTCCATAACGGGCGCTTTTTTCTGACGCCGGTCCCCTGCCGATGATAGGTATGGCATACTCGCCAGCTGAAATTGAGAAACAGTCGGCTATGACCGGCA
This Desulfobacterales bacterium DNA region includes the following protein-coding sequences:
- the rfaQ gene encoding putative lipopolysaccharide heptosyltransferase III, which gives rise to MQSIKFPREKIKKILVIKMRYIGDTVLVTPLLRALKTAMPAAETFLLLNKEAAPVITGHPHINRLLSFDDQRAKKDLAYFIQFVLQIRKLKLDMVIDLTQNDRSALFTFFTGAAYRIGFDGASAFQRRAYTHRVPYLFGKIHTVDHHLMMAKHLGLPPVDSNPDLPVFPEDIQWVRNRLASAGVENSLPYVLIHPGARRWYKSWPIDRFSQLADRIYQRYRVQVVLSGGPSDRETCEKIASKTTRRIFDLSGQIPLAQLPALIQKSVLLIGNDSAPIHIATAVNTPVIALFGPTRWEDWHPRRDHDKTLSVSFPCRPCGHSNPDCPMGDAYCMSEISTTSVWTAVQERLLASGVDSHHAV
- a CDS encoding MBOAT family O-acyltransferase, producing MLFNSFPYIALFFPIACSLFFLSNRLLPLFFSRAWLLIASLAFYALGSRAVPLLILSIGVNYWIGTHLQKLAAAGNTRHGAARRVLILGLVFNIGLLGWFKYADFFVWNVNQLTGYQFPLPGIVLPLAISFYTFQQISFLVDSYRGGIRCDGWLDYALYVTFFPQLISGPIVRYLEFAPQLQRWHSARFDFQNASIGLSLFFTGLVKTAAVAHIFGNWADQGFSNSDSLSLIDGWTTSLSYTFQIYLDFSGYTDMALGAARFFNIELPLNFNSPYQAVNIQDFWRRWHMTLSRFLRDYIYIPLGGNKRGEVKTGINVILTFLIGGIWHGAGWTFIVWGALHGIGAALLRVWWKTGIRLPTVVAAFFTFNFINITWVFFRAESIEKAMCILKSMMGCCKLTGFSILHGIPAADIIIASISILTVFLGKNTNSIPGTLKPGAWAALRLTATILMALLYLNSSIPKEFLYFDF